A genomic segment from Diadema setosum chromosome 11, eeDiaSeto1, whole genome shotgun sequence encodes:
- the LOC140234666 gene encoding NEDD4 family-interacting protein 1-like, with translation MENPPSYDEICRTERENRPQHVTLTLVLPATPEEDPSDNQSEEGKEDESQSLIPPPYETPSEPPPKYTEEIEDSKLSDDGLMSDQMARNNSRLGSDMIFTLSFIMAFIFNWIGFVFAYCLSMSMAGRYGALSGFGASMVKWSIIAMNSQCCAEYMKSASCLLVALILCGFLIFVRGIYLHIKLKNQQQRGQNGDTPIVVFYHQM, from the exons ATTTGCAGGACAGAACGTGAGAACCGACCACAGCATGTAACTTTGACCCTAGTGCTTCCGGCAACCCCAGAAGAGGACCCATCAGATAACCAGAGTGAAGAGG GCAAGGAGGATGAGAGTCAAAGTTTGATACCGCCTCCCTACGAAACTCCATCAGAGCCTCCCCCAAAGTACACAGAAGAGATAGAGGACAGCAAGCTCAGCGATGATGGACTCATGTCT GATCAGATGGCCAGGAATAACTCCAGGCTTGGGTCTGACATGATCTTCACCCTTTCCTTCATCA TGGCATTCATCTTCAACTGGATTGGTTTCGTCTTCGCCTACTGCCTGAGCATGAGCATGGCGGGACGTTACGGTGCCCTCTCAGGCTTCGGAGCTTCCATGGTCAAGTGGTCCATTATAGCTATG AATTCCCAGTGCTGTGCAGAGTATATGAAAAGTGCTTCATGCCTTCTTGTTGCTCTGATATTATGCG GCTTCCTGATTTTCGTGAGAGGAATCTACTTGCACATTAAGCTGAAGAACCAGCAGCAGAGGGGGCAGAATGGGGATACACCCATCGTCGTGTTCTATCACCAGATGTGA